The following are encoded together in the Stegostoma tigrinum isolate sSteTig4 chromosome 42, sSteTig4.hap1, whole genome shotgun sequence genome:
- the LOC125449250 gene encoding maestro heat-like repeat-containing protein family member 1 — MAVQTILTCHTSAAPGTAPGLDGAALAVVGSLARGGYLGLPGGEALVEFTVSLCARSGEEVRSWEAIEECGVPGRAGAGPMLEWLSLVEGSENILWGPLLQYVLVEDYTQALPTVCRCLERLALREPHRPGLGDGDQHGLPSPEGLLIRLLAVSSLPGGCAPDALRLLLALGPGLPAAAWRACQAEIPRILLALPGAWAGGQGRCWRRWEERLCLLFLLASGGDEAWAERMGQEAMRQAGRMACGAWERGFLLRGAGGLLKQTGSRELVRARLQEMLRVVRYQRAPEVEGLARGIGLCAARHQDEALGELARFAGSLLGQGGQGKGGEEEEAVRSGILLCYGRVAQGAAAQHLLLGLDAELLRPLLLLYLGGETPGPGGKAHGLGSGLRLVRALVWVSHLALGNGQLVCSPCPSKEELLCCLQELLGVQPLGGRTSSPLQHHALRACSLLIQLKPALGRESTFQLVRRCVGSVIGLRLSERPAGQILHALRGLLEQALLQDLTWEGLGSLLRALEGWTLSLEAQERERSLEMMAKLLAFYRERAGCQVGDGCPAGYRPEALLGRLLPRCLDPSGPVRLQALDCLLELFQLLGAGPMVAISLQRLGELWEKTGGPIHLGLCLELAKSLCQAVQGLGLRPLLAALCQGLRDSHPEGAGACAAVLHTVIWERGPELRVKGESGLMLLLRELWAHLRESRHPHIQLVALRSLALLARYHPEPALHFFLDCSHQPRPGEGQRLWAAMGWCPGLAVRLTELLLERLRAGLAQEEVDEDQQEEERNRRKESEALGQLLPHPGLGPSLPTIYPSSFATLLLLCSRQLLGLGSGKASPSDRAMSLLRALLTRGDRPEVASLMEEKGGWELLRSPGSYQRGVSLLADAMARGASPHLPAVLESLSSALDACRRGGQGPGRGGSPTMATVAAFFSQVAKYHPALGPGHADLLLSGLLHCLLDPSPSTRLLVLRGFGNVAAAPSAPPREMVGPTRRRRYTTKLLAALMSGMEGAAQAGQGREEEAQVMLEGLRAMSEVLAQSEGDGEGQGAPGDVLVNLCLGIRPLFEAQSAMVRASALSIFGALSRFAVGSCRLVYVEQLRSVLVGLLVYVNDSSPEVAQASVLLLASVRPLLGWDGLQMEQDSAHGYQAFLSQLSRSGLHQGPGYTQTYLSSGLRFCSHPLPQLRANAIAITGQLLRNMPKDSRYPLGDEEQLVYRTITSMLRDPAATVRLQAARTISLFFS, encoded by the exons ATGGCGGTGCAGACCATCCTCACATGCCACACCTCCGCTGCCCCTGGCACGGCCCCCGGCTTGGACGGGGCTGCATTGGCAGTCGTGGGCAGCTTGGCCCGTGGGGGGTACCTGGGCCTTCCAGGAGGGGAGGCCCTGGTGGAGTTTACGGTGAGCCTGTGTGCCAGGTCCGGAGAGGAGgtgaggagttgggaggccattgAGGAGTGTGGCGTTCCGGGCAGGGCCGGTGCTGGCCCCATGTTGGAGTGGCTGTCCTTGGTGGAGGGCTCAGAGAACATCCTGTGGGGCCCGCTGCTCCAGTATGTCCTGGTTGAGGACTACACCCAGGCTTTGCCAACTGTGTGCCGTTGCCTGGAAAGGTTGGCTCTCAGGGAACCCCACAGACCCGGCCTTGGGGATGGGGACCAGCACGGCCTCCCCTCGCCCGAGGGCCTCCTCATCAGGCTCCTCGCTGTCTCCTCCCTCCCAGGAGGCTGTGCCCCGGACGCCCTGAGGCTCCTCCTGGCGCTGGGCCCCGGCCTCCCTGCGGCCGCATGGCGGGCGTGCCAGGCCGAGATACCCAGGATCCTCCTGGCATTGCCGGGGGCCTGGGCTGGAGGCCAGGGAAGGTGTTGGCGCCGCTGGGAGGAGAGGCTCTGCTTACTTTTCCTGTTGGCCAGCGGCGGCGACGAGGCCTGGGCCGAGCGGATGGGCCAGGAAGCCATGAGGCAggcgggccgaatggcctgcggGGCCTGGGAGAGGGGCTTCCTGCTCCGCGGTGCCGGTGGGCTGCTGAAGCAGACTGGGAGCCGGGAGCTGGTGCGGGCCCGGCTGCAGGAGATGCTGCGGGTGGTCCGTTACCAACGGGCCCCGGAGGTGGAGGGCCTGGCCCGTGGGATCGGGCTGTGCGCCGCCCGGCACCAGGACGAGGCACTGGGGGAGCTGGCACGCTTTGCCGGGAGCCTTTTGGGCCAGGGTGGccaggggaaggggggggaggaggaggaggcggtcAGGAGCGGGATCCTCCTGTGCTATGGCCGTGTGGCGCAGGGGGCTGCAGCTCAGCACCTCCTGCTGGGCTTGGATGCTGAGCTGCTGAGACCTCTCCTCCTCCTGTACCTGGGGGGTGAGACCCCAGGCCCTGGGGGTAAGGCCCACGGCCTGGGCTCAGGGCTGAGGCTGGTCAGGGCCCTGGTGTGGGTCTCGCACCTCGCCCTGGGCAACGGGCAGCTGGTCTGCAGTCCTTGCCCCTCCAAGGAGGAACTGCTTTGCTGCCTGCAGGAGCTGCTGGGAGTCCAGCCCCTGGGGGGTCGCACAAGCAGCCCCCTCCAACATCACGCCCTGAGAGCCTGCAGCCTCCTCATCCAACTGAAGCCTGCACTAGGCCGGGAGAGCACTTTCCAGCTGGTGAGGAGGTGCGTGGGCAGCGTCATTGGCCTCAGGCTCTCGGAGAGGCCTGCAGG CCAGATACTCCATGCCCTGCGAGGCCTATTGGAGCAGGCCCTGCTCCAAGACCTAACGTGGGAGGGACTCGGGTCACTGCTCCGGGCCCTGGAAGGTTGGACATTGTCGCTGGAGGCCCAGGAACGGGAGAGGTCTCTGGAGATGATGGCTAAGCTGCTGGCTTTCTACCGGGAGAGGGCTGGCTGTCAGGTAGGGGATGGGTGTCCCGCTGGCTACAGGCCCGAGGCCCTGCTTGGCCGGCTGCTGCCCAGGTGCCTGGACCCGTCGGGCCCAGTCCGCCTCCAGGCCCTGGACTGCCTGCTGGAGCTCTTCCAGCTCCTTGGGGCAGGCCCGATGGTAGCCATCAGCTTGCAGAGGCTGGGGGAGCTCTGGGAGAAGACAGGAGGGCCCATCCACTTGGGGCTGTGTTTGGAGTTGGCAAAGTCACTCTGCCAGGCCGTGCAAGGCCTGGGACTGAGACCCCTACTGGCTGCCCTATGCCAGGGCCTGAGGGACTCCCATCCAGAGGGAGCGGGGGCCTGTGCAGCGGTGCTCCATACTGTCATCTGGGAACGGGGCCCAGAGCTAAGGGTAAAGGGAGAGTCTGGGCTGATGCTGCTGCTGAGGGAACTGTGGGCCCATCTTCGGGAAAGCAGACACCCCCACATCCAGCTGGTGGCCCTTCGCAGCCTGGCCCTGCTAGCCCGCTACCACCCAGAGCctgccctccacttcttcctggactGCAGCCACCAGCCCAGGCCGGGGGAGGGCCAAAGGCTCTGGGCAGCCATGGGGTGGTGTCCCGGCCTGGCCGTTCGCCTGACAGAGCTGCTCCTGGAGAGGCTGAGAGCAGGCCTGGCCCAGGAGGAGGTGGACGAGGACCAGCAGGAGGAGGAGAGGAATAGGAGGAAGGAGTCTGAAGCACTGGGCCAACTCCTGCCCCATCCAGGCCTGGGCCCATCCCTGCCCACCATATACCCCAGTTCCTTCGCCACGCTGCTCCTGCTCTGCTCCCGCCAGCTTCTGGGCCTAGGCTCAGGCAAGGCCTCACCATCCGACAGGGCAATGTCCCTGCTCAGGGCCCTGCTGACCCGAGGGGACAGGCCTGAGGTGGCCTCCTTGATGGAGGAGAAGGGAGGCTGGGAGCTGCTGAGGTCCCCAGGCTCCTACCAGCGAGGGGTCTCGCTGCTGGCTGACGCCATGGCCCGAGGGGCCAGTCCGCACCTCCCCGCCGTCCTTGAGAGCCTCTCGTCAGCACTGGACGCCTGCAGGAGGGGAGGGCAAGGCCCGGGGAGGGGGGGGTCACCCACCATGGCCACAGTGGCTGCCTTTTTCAGCCAGGTCGCCAAGTACCATCCCGCACTAGGCCCAGGGCACGCCGACCTCctgctgagtggcctcctccactgcctgCTCGACCCCTCGCCCTCCACCCGCCTCCTTGTCCTGAGGGGCTTTGGTAACGTGGCAGCCGCCCCCTCCGCTCCCCCCAGGGAGATGGTGGGGCCCACCCGGAGACGCCGTTACACCACCAAGCTCCTGGCCGCTCTGATGTCTGGCATGGAGGGGGCAGCTCAGGCTGGGCAGGGGCGAGAAGAGGAGGCCCAGGTGATGCTGGAGGGCCTGAGGGCCATGTCCGAGGTCTTGGCCCAGTCAGAGGGCGATGGAGAGGGCCAGGGGGCCCCTGGGGACGTCCTGGTCAATCTGTGCCTGGGGATCCGACCACTCTTCGAGGCCCAGTCAGCGATGGTGCGTGCGTCTGCTCTGTCCATCTTTGGGGCCTTGTCTCGTTTCGCTGTAGGGTCCTGTAGGCTGGTTTACGTGGAGCAGCTCCGCTCCGTCCTGGTGGGCCTCCTGGTCTACGTCAATGACAGCAGCCCGGAGGTGGCACAGGCCTCAGTCCTGCTCCTGGCCTCGGTGAGGCCTCTGCTGGGCTGGGACGGCCTTCAGATGGAGCAGGACAGTGCCCACGGATACCAGGCCTTCCTGAGCCAGCTGAGCCGGTCCGGCCTACACCAGGGGCCTGGCTACACCCAGACCTACCTCAGCAGTGGGCTGCGTTTCTGTAGCCACCCGCTCCCGCAGCTCCGCGCTAATGCCATCGCCATCACCGGGCAGCTGCTGAGGAACATGCCCAAGGACAGCAGGTACCCCCTGGGGGACGAGGAGCAGCTCGTCTACAGGACCATCACCTCGATGCTCCGGGATCCAGCCGCCACGGTCCGACTCCAGGCAGCTAGAACCATCAGCCTCTTCTTCTCCTAG